From a single Candidatus Izimaplasma bacterium HR1 genomic region:
- a CDS encoding Protein metal binding site: MKRFFVVMGLILFSFALAGCDLISDDVVEKATEELCRENPEHELCQADVFEQLEDDAMIDYFDELLVVLEDETNQTFCEDYFSVTNITLLDECISDRNLLIPTDIANFVAISVTKDGDYYTIETLNEATNEIVEFEVRIVLEDDRLRINDWTFLEPYLAGFVIEQEHIDSGLEMFIEDFRNEMISDEDFCSMWFDGIDEDCDGVIDARRKFKAGAALSKTVNIADIGDVEDDTVEAKIEFFFDGHVTVLKIALSITLVEGVVTYEITEETILLRGIDESKIRLEIDMFIEDYSDPDITDEELCAKWYDGEDNDCDGLIKARVKFKAGADLSKKVNIVDDDDDDFGDVTAVINFEHHGHVTVLKIAFDVSEEDGILRLMIKEEGVLVRGFNEEDIIEEIEKFMVHFESGDIPTEQLCSMWFNAVDNDCDGIEEARRRFKAGADLAKKVNIIAPDVDDDEMIYATIEYEHNGHVNVLRMTFTVTEEDEVILLSVRRTEVEGDYRTFIETEIVSMYRMYLVDYFDSSITFEELNNMYFDNKMDSEFGRLRELDIENIIVVNVLNDSELTKDDMGYFILSLEIVTNNGNKYEEISLKPIRLELSRVDLNPGVVLTDYYSISEVEEYFRIFLADYLDPDSDDDTIDDVYFGGNLDPSFLVERSIFLSSGTTISMTGISARSNYNIDSFFDVFYEIRTGDVATTDKVKIKVNRIDMALVLDPDDDGDSVPTESLRTILEDFINLYNDPTIDNQEVCVMIAQGGDGTTCESTRTSDILDENTITSYELFGDPDFGFDDTFLFGDPDFLYSVSFLFGDPDFDVYRTFTIEVVLGDDGNFNTLLTEIDNPE; this comes from the coding sequence ATGAAAAGATTTTTTGTGGTTATGGGATTAATACTTTTCTCTTTTGCACTTGCTGGATGCGATTTAATATCAGATGATGTTGTAGAAAAAGCGACAGAGGAACTATGTAGAGAAAATCCTGAACATGAGTTATGTCAAGCAGACGTTTTTGAGCAATTAGAAGATGATGCAATGATTGATTATTTTGATGAGTTGCTAGTTGTGCTAGAAGATGAAACTAATCAAACATTTTGTGAAGATTACTTCTCAGTAACAAATATAACCTTACTAGATGAATGTATAAGTGATAGAAATTTACTAATACCAACTGATATTGCAAACTTTGTTGCAATTTCAGTTACAAAAGATGGTGATTATTACACTATCGAAACTTTAAATGAAGCAACAAATGAAATAGTTGAATTTGAAGTAAGAATTGTCTTAGAAGATGATAGACTTCGAATCAATGATTGGACATTCTTAGAACCTTATCTTGCAGGTTTTGTGATTGAACAAGAGCATATTGATAGTGGTCTTGAAATGTTTATTGAAGATTTTAGAAATGAAATGATTTCAGATGAAGACTTTTGTAGTATGTGGTTTGACGGAATAGATGAGGACTGCGATGGAGTAATTGATGCTAGAAGGAAATTCAAAGCAGGAGCAGCGTTATCAAAAACCGTTAATATCGCTGATATTGGTGATGTTGAAGATGACACAGTAGAGGCGAAAATTGAGTTTTTCTTTGATGGCCATGTTACTGTCCTTAAAATAGCTTTATCAATTACATTAGTAGAAGGTGTAGTTACTTATGAGATTACCGAAGAAACTATTCTTTTAAGAGGAATTGATGAGTCTAAAATAAGACTTGAAATAGATATGTTTATTGAAGACTACAGCGACCCTGATATTACAGATGAGGAATTATGTGCTAAGTGGTATGACGGGGAGGATAATGATTGTGATGGTCTAATAAAAGCTCGAGTTAAATTTAAAGCAGGAGCTGACTTATCTAAGAAAGTAAATATTGTTGATGACGATGATGACGATTTTGGTGACGTTACAGCAGTAATTAATTTTGAACATCATGGTCACGTCACAGTTCTTAAAATAGCGTTTGATGTATCTGAAGAAGACGGTATTCTTCGACTTATGATTAAAGAAGAAGGTGTCTTAGTTAGAGGATTCAATGAGGAAGATATTATCGAGGAAATAGAGAAGTTCATGGTTCACTTTGAATCTGGAGATATACCTACTGAGCAATTATGCAGTATGTGGTTTAACGCTGTTGATAATGATTGTGATGGAATAGAAGAAGCAAGAAGAAGATTCAAAGCAGGAGCTGATTTAGCTAAGAAAGTAAATATAATTGCTCCAGATGTTGACGATGATGAAATGATATATGCTACGATAGAATATGAACATAATGGACATGTAAATGTACTTAGAATGACTTTCACAGTAACTGAAGAAGATGAAGTTATTTTACTAAGTGTTAGAAGAACAGAAGTTGAAGGTGATTATCGAACATTTATTGAAACTGAAATTGTTTCAATGTATCGTATGTATTTAGTAGACTATTTTGATTCTTCAATCACTTTTGAAGAATTAAATAATATGTACTTTGACAACAAAATGGATAGTGAATTTGGTAGATTACGAGAACTAGATATTGAAAACATAATAGTTGTTAATGTATTAAATGATTCAGAGTTAACAAAGGACGACATGGGATATTTCATCCTTTCACTTGAGATTGTTACTAATAATGGTAACAAGTACGAGGAAATAAGTTTAAAACCAATCAGACTTGAATTATCTAGGGTAGATCTTAATCCAGGTGTTGTATTAACGGATTATTACTCAATATCTGAAGTAGAAGAATACTTTAGAATATTTCTAGCAGATTATTTAGATCCTGATAGTGATGACGATACAATTGATGATGTTTATTTTGGTGGTAATTTAGATCCTTCATTCTTAGTAGAAAGAAGCATCTTCCTAAGTTCAGGTACAACAATAAGTATGACAGGAATTTCAGCAAGATCAAACTACAATATTGATTCATTCTTTGATGTATTTTATGAAATTAGAACAGGTGACGTTGCAACAACAGATAAAGTAAAAATAAAAGTAAATAGAATTGATATGGCACTGGTACTTGACCCTGATGATGACGGAGATTCAGTCCCTACTGAAAGTTTAAGAACTATATTAGAAGACTTTATTAATTTATACAATGATCCAACAATTGATAATCAAGAAGTATGTGTAATGATTGCTCAAGGTGGTGATGGAACTACTTGTGAATCTACAAGAACCTCTGATATATTAGATGAAAATACCATCACAAGTTATGAATTGTTTGGCGATCCAGACTTTGGATTTGATGATACGTTCCTATTTGGCGATCCTGATTTCCTATATAGTGTTAGTTTCCTATTTGGTGATC
- a CDS encoding transcriptional repressor DicA yields MMHKTGERISKFRKERNLSQEEVASLLNVSRQTISKWESGETLPDVYNAVALAKLFHISLDVLILGSPGKLSGPSYMIELKEKRHRTNLKAFIVGAFGSTIFITSMILIRALEVQEPYVGITMAIVMPTLMFCWGFGIWGFIKTGRIEHEIKYLEKMDLVNLQNEMFKRNSS; encoded by the coding sequence ATGATGCACAAAACTGGTGAGAGAATCAGTAAATTTAGAAAAGAGCGTAACTTATCACAAGAAGAGGTTGCTAGCTTACTTAATGTAAGCAGGCAGACAATCAGCAAATGGGAATCAGGTGAGACGTTGCCTGACGTATACAATGCTGTAGCTTTAGCTAAACTGTTCCATATTTCATTAGATGTATTAATCCTTGGTAGCCCGGGAAAATTGAGTGGACCATCATACATGATTGAGTTAAAAGAAAAACGACATAGAACAAATCTAAAAGCATTCATTGTAGGAGCTTTTGGGTCAACTATTTTTATTACTTCCATGATCCTAATCAGAGCTCTCGAGGTTCAAGAACCATATGTAGGAATTACGATGGCCATTGTCATGCCAACATTGATGTTTTGCTGGGGATTTGGAATTTGGGGATTTATTAAGACCGGACGCATTGAACACGAAATTAAATATCTTGAAAAGATGGATCTTGTTAACTTACAAAACGAAATGTTTAAAAGAAATAGTTCTTAA
- the msbA_4 gene encoding Lipid A export ATP-binding/permease protein MsbA, which yields MSREEAQKLAISRALYKDTPIVILDEPTASLDPQSEAEVYEKFSELVQNKTSLFISHRMNSCNFCDDVIVVDKGEIIERGHHNELIRNQGLYSKMWTKTGTDCGICIQSCPFTQGVDLAKKRN from the coding sequence ATGTCTAGAGAAGAAGCACAAAAACTAGCAATATCACGCGCATTATATAAAGATACTCCAATTGTCATTTTAGATGAACCAACTGCTTCCTTAGATCCACAGTCAGAAGCAGAAGTCTATGAAAAGTTCAGTGAACTCGTTCAAAATAAAACATCATTATTTATTTCACATCGAATGAATAGCTGTAATTTTTGTGATGATGTAATTGTAGTAGATAAAGGAGAAATAATTGAAAGAGGACATCATAATGAGTTAATAAGAAACCAAGGGTTATACTCAAAGATGTGGACTAAAACAGGAACGGATTGTGGGATTTGCATTCAGAGTTGTCCATTTACACAAGGAGTAGATTTAGCAAAAAAAAGAAATTGA
- the spxA_1 gene encoding Regulatory protein Spx: protein MNIQIFGSNKCFDTKKAIRYFKERRIKFQLIDILDKGISKGEYRSVSNAVGGMDVLINEKSKDYPMLNHLLKDQKEQLLIETPSIFNTPIVRNGRQATVGYKPEVWKSWN, encoded by the coding sequence ATGAATATACAAATTTTCGGAAGTAATAAATGTTTTGATACAAAGAAAGCAATAAGATATTTTAAGGAAAGACGTATAAAATTTCAATTAATTGATATTCTAGATAAAGGTATAAGTAAAGGTGAATATCGCTCTGTATCTAATGCTGTTGGAGGGATGGATGTTTTAATAAATGAAAAGTCAAAAGATTACCCTATGCTAAATCATTTATTAAAGGATCAAAAAGAACAACTTTTAATTGAAACCCCAAGTATCTTTAATACACCTATTGTGAGAAACGGTAGACAAGCTACAGTTGGTTATAAACCTGAAGTATGGAAGAGTTGGAATTAA